The nucleotide window agcaggacccatgagacggacgatcgcaatgatgtcaacggaatcgacgaggacgagatggacaatcacagggcatggagatgcatcgttgcacgcatagatcttgatgtgagtgattaggcctactggctcgggcctaatcacattaggttgtggtccatgatcatctggtgtgattgcttatacacatactagatatgcatatatatttgcatgcgatgtagatatatattaaatatgtatatgtgtgacatgtcaaatTAGGAGACCaactcatagaaacatctctcgataatattaagtcggtaaacgtgaggcaattagattgactcacgtggccttccatcgttataagtaggaaccgattcccggtgtaggttgagttggtcgagtccctcgagactcacctatatcgcgattcactatcttgcttacgacatagagatgtcgccggtgacctaaggacatggtatacttagtcgagtccctcgatggtatatcatcaaatcagactcatcttataacgaaggtgttgacttaaccgagcatcatggttggtcgagtccctcgaggccatggttatTCGGATGccaaacaagacgggaatcacaaggagttgtgatcggcaagagttgccttccttttaggcttagtgtgattggtcgagtcccttcaggttatactaagacgctgattggatcctgatccccactagaagtctgtcggagacttccgtttcacgtgttgagggtgtcgcgtgactcgctagtaaaatagtgggagcatattaagatagaagtccatatcttgatagtttattttttgcaaactctgcatgttattcatttttgctgcatctttattttagaaaatgtcgctttcaaatcccttatgtgacatacttgatgtcaaccgcctcactagtccaaattatacagattggctccgtaacttgagaattgttctcacggcggagaaaatcgtgtacgtccttgatatagtgatgcctatgcccgaagaaggggcaagcgaggataagatcactcgctacgtgaagtacattgataactccactcttgctcagtgctatatgttgggctctatgactcctgatttattgagataacatgaaaagatggatgtcagatccattctcctacatgtccgtaaattatttgagaaacagggaaggactcagcgatatgagatatccaagagcctcttccgcgttaggatgactagggggacaccggttcagaaccatgtcttaaagatgattgagtggataaaaaaactcacaggtctaggaatggtcctagaggataacttgtgtgtggacattatgcttcagtccctactagattctttttcacagttcataattgttgaatctcgtattttgatgatgaaactacttgatatatgtttatgatttaatctgtgttttgagtgatgcaggatgcttcgatctggatgagacaattaaagcaggaaaatcatgttgtgctggaggaacatgtcagaagattagacgtcgggccggtggatcggtcgacgtatcgacagaaggcttcgggccgtggactcgggcattgggccaagaagggcaggtattgtgccaaggatatcggagttgcggagccaactggccgattgggcaataagctacaggaaaggacgatgcgccgaagaatcggacgaagcgtcgaggaaccaatgacatgccggacaacttggttaattgcttaggattaattgtctcgatcgaagtttttgttttgagtgtgcaggattaactacgatagaagaaagacatgcagcaggagttgcgccggagtcatgacaatgatcacgttgggagttcaagagctcgacggaagttcggacagtcgtcggaggttctgcgggaataaatctgagaagtccagaagcttgccaaaggagctcgtcggaacttgccaagtggatcgtcgcaagtccaggagtttgccggaagtccgcaggaggatcaccaagggttcgtcggataatcgacggaagttcgccggaaactcaccggaagaagcgattgacgcaccggagcaagctgtagaatatgtcttaggaaataatcgtagttagcacattgattaatttagaaatgggaggtgatcccattagcttaatcttggggcaattgggcccttgaaagaatcaaattgggccgaatggattaacccattcggaccctgattgctgtgggaggtgcaaccgcccaagccaggaggtagcaccgcccaggctatgtctcccagcgagactgggcggtgcaaccgccccagccaagaggtgacaccgccccgggctcagtctccgagcgagactgggcggtgcaacctcttctatcaagaggtagcaccgccagagctcaagtttcgagctctaccaggcggtgcaacctccccagtcaggcggtgcaaccgcctgagctcggtcttcgagctctggcagagaggtgcaaccgcccctgacagaggtggcaccgcccagaggctcagtcttcgagctctgccaggcggtgcaaccgtcccagttaggaggtgcaaccgcctgatcccggaattccgggaattgacagatttgagctccaaatttgaactaggttggggcctataaataccccacccattcagcactgaaagcacagaacacacactcgaaatcttgctgtctttctgtggttcttagagctcaaaactgctagttctcctctttctgttcttcaaagtttgagttgtaaagagaggagagaaaacttctgtaagggttgtttttatcatagctgcaaactgcctgcttagtttgactttaaccttgcttagtatcaactttcatacagaagttgtttttatcgttcgaatgcagctttcgattttaatcgcagaaagtttttcgctgcactaattcacccccccctcttagtgctctcgatcctaacaattggtatcagagcccggtatttctcatttcggacttacacccgagagaaatggctcttcatggctttcaaaagggcttttcggtttttcgtccaccgttgtttaacggattggactacacctattggaagacccgaatgaggatctttcttatttctatggatgttgaactttggaatcttgtcgaaaacggtttttcgaagtcttctcttccaatgatcgaatggttagatttagagaagaagcatttttctttaaacacaaaggctatgaatgccttattttgcgctttggacaaaaatgagttcaatcgggtttctttgtgcgaaacggctttcgatatttggcgcactcttgaaatcacacacgagggaactagtagagtcaaagactcgaaagttaatattttactgcatgattttgagctttttcaaatgaagccaagcgaaatcattggtgatatgtacacccgttttacggatgtcgtcaatggtttaagagctcttggcaaatgttttttgaattctgaacttgtgaacaagattttgcgttctctttctaagaagtgggattcaaaagtaacggctttacaagaaacaaaagatttcaatattttttcacttgaagaactaattggttcattgatcacatatgaaatgacgtgcaatgcacgtgaagaacttgagaaccaccttccaaagaacaggaaggatttgggacatagaacatttgaagaccactcgagcataagctcaagtaatggtgaacttaaactacaaatgaaacaaaatttaaaaagtaaaaagaacggaactacttgccttgaacgcaagaagaagaacaaaaattgggatgaatcgagctcctccgaagacgaggagaaaatcaacaaaggcgaggtggcaaactacgcctttcgacgctgaggtaatcaaaatgcctttaatttactttgaaagtacatgatgcttttcataaagtatttttttttaatttaattttcttgaaaattgcatgtttaataattttataatgaaaatacaaacaattaggaatcatgcttatcattctagtaattttgaaaataatcatgaaaattgcatgtttatgataaacaaactgattttgattaaaaatactttatgaaatcatgctatatgtggttgagaagtaataatgtgtatcatgttgatttccattgttatttctcgattttgagtatatgaaatcatgtttaatttgaagttatgattaatgagtatatatttttgaaattatgtatgatgattcttgatatttatggattatcgattttcatgataataacagtggctttaaaaaaaaaaattaatgcatgttttcataatgaaaaggcatgctaacatgaaatcgaccacttaaaatgaaacacttaaaaatggggaaaatatattatcaatgaaatcatgaatctatttatgttataaattttgtgagccataaaaatgattttgatgatttaaatttgaaatgagttttatcaaaatcatgatcttgatttatcaaattgaatgaatagaaaatgaatgatgatttttctcttgaatgattgtgacttgtattccttgtattcatgatatgatttttatgcaattctttgtattcatgaaatatttatctcatcacctaattatttcttttcaatattcctcaagtgatgatatgaatgcatgagatattcatgaatttattttgatgtatgcaaatgagaagtttcgatcatgcatggtaggatgcaatgtgacaaattaataccatgatgatttgaaatatttatgatttgaaatgatacatatgctttttattatgataatatatgatgtgtatcatgaattcttaaaaaattaaataaataaatgtttatatcatgttagatggttttacatattatgcatgataagctatagtgatgagtgaaacaatgattgaaataatatgaatgatgatttggaatcatgtatataattatgagtttatatgttttgaaaatgtgcatgtcttaatttgaaaatataatgatgcacaaataagattgatactaacctttgtcatgatttaaaaattgatgtaaagggtttttcccttctttttgacaatgacaaaaggggagatagctagcttgcacaattcaagaagaaagcaaaaattacacttctcaaaagagaagaaattgctatcttgaacatcaccaagaagtgctatcttgcaaatctcaagacacacaagtgcaatcatgcaaaatttgtaattttgcacatcattaaaatttatgatgctttggtgatcatgcatgttctaaaatgttataaaattcactagcttgcatgatgtagaacttagctacatcaccaaggaatgctatcttgcctatctcaagaagcaaaaagttaacttgcacatctagcaaaacttatatttcaagaagcaagagttgctttcttgaacatctcaaaattgctagcttgtgggccttaaaatgtagaaattttttgctagcttgtatatggtaaacttgctatcatactaccatgatgatgagcatgctttatcttcatgattatatttgaaaaactatgacaaaaatatgtctgaatgatcaaacgtgttaaaattatttttcggactttttttattgaatgatcaaatcacttgattgccataatgattttacacaattacttgccatgattacatgttggaaattatgtgcttgaatacaaaaattttcatgataataagcatgttttaccttcatgattgtaattgaatatctctagtaaaaccctgtccgaatgtatgaaagtgtcaaatttcattttcggattttcttgatccgaattggattttcttgatacattatcctcttccaaatttaacaagcatatgtcatatcaagtttaattcacatcattgatttttgacatatggaatcatctagcaaatgcacttatcatgtgaaaaatatttttcgagaaacatatttgatgattccctcttataaaaggaagatatttttacatacaacgatttgactcacttacatatcttaatccttgcaaaaatgaagtgtgctttaatatcttatcgatttgaacttcacatatggctttcctccttcatgtaaaaaaataaaaaaaataaaaaggaaggagcaataaaagctatctccatgtcatgttctcctcgagatgtttgcataattggtatcctatcactcactattggaaaatgacatgaaccaacttatggcaacgcacttatatttaaaaatttgcttatatcgttctccttgttgttgatgacaaagggggagaaatatataaattgatactatgagtgtcatatttgaagaatatgaatagatgccatgaatgccatattatgatgagatatcaaaagcagcattcatatgaatgtgtgctatgaatgtcatatcatgttaagatatcaagaacttgaatcgtaattttacatattgatatcttactatttgataatagcaaacttgcatgatggtaacaatagatattatgtttttcatgcaatgagttaaacttacatcacaaacacttgattatggtacttctcctttttgttgatgacaaaggggcagaagtatgttgatgacatgacatgttatgaataagtttatgatgacatattgcttggatttttgaatccaagagtttctatcaatatggcatagggggagtttgtttaaactctgggagttaaggttaactccgtttatgatgacatgttgtttagatttttgaatctaagagtttctatcaatatggcatattgatagggggagtttgtttaaactccaggagttaagtttaacttcgtcatcaagtggttgtcatcatcaaaaagggggagattgttgaatctcgtattttgatgatgaaactacttgatatatgtttatgatttaatctgcgttttgagtgacgcaggatgcttcgatctggataagacaattaaagcaggaaaatcatgttgtgccggaggaacatgtcagaagattggacgtcgggccggtggatcggtcgacgtatcgacagaaggcttcgggccgtggactcgggcatcgggccaagaagagcgggtattgtgccaaggatatcggagttgcggagccaactggctgattgggcaataggctgcaggaaaggatgatgcgccgaagaatcggacgaagcgtcgaggaaccaatgacatgccggacaacttggttaattgcttaggattaattgtctcgatcgaagtttttattttaagtgtgcaggattaactatgatagaagaaagacatgcagcaggagttgcgccggagtcatgataatgatcatgttgggagttcaagagctcgacggaagttcggacagtcgtcggaggttctgcgggaacaaatccgagaagtccagaagcttgccaaaggagctcgtcggaacttgccaagtggatcgtcgcaagtccaggagtttgccggaagtccgtaggaggatcaccgagggttcgtcggatgatcgacggaagttcgccggaaactcgccggaagaagcgattgacgcactggagcaagctatagaatatgtcttaggaaataatcgtagttagcacattgattaagttagaaatgggaggtgatcccattagcttaatcttggggcaattgggcccctgaaggaatcaaattgggccgaatggattaacccattcggaccctgattgctgtgggaggtgcaaccgcccaagccaggaggtagcaccgccccgggctcagtctccgagcgagactgggcggtgcaacctcttctgtcaagaggtagcaccgccagagctcaagtttcgagctctactaggtggtgcaacctccccagtcaggcggtgcaaccgcctgagctcggtcttcgagctctggcagagaggtgcaaccgcccctgacagaggtggcaccgcccagaggctcagtcttcgagctctgccaggcggtgcaatcgccccagtcaggaggtgcaaccgcctgatcccggaattccgagaattgacagatttgagctccaaatttgaactgggttgaggcctataaataccccacccattcagcactgaaagcacagaacacacactcgaaatcttgctgtctttctgtggttcttagagctcaaaactgctagttctcctctttctgttcttcaaagtttgagttgtaaagagaggagagaaaacttctgtaagggttgtctcctaagcccgtcaaaaggagtgaatctgtaagagggtggttggccttcgcctattgaaggaaggcctctagttgacatcggtgaccttgtcggtggaggaagccaaaagtggagtaggtcaagattgaccgaaccactctaaatctcagtttgcatttcctttgagcattttaccttcactgcaaacttctcaatagctactgccctctgcgattttacgaacaagtttcaaggtttagacgtaaatctgtgtttagacgtaaatctgttttttcgtatgatcatcatattgcagattgcgtttacgttttgagctttaccataactgcacactgcctttatactcctgcttaaactgtgtcttatctaatcaagtgatttacgaatcagcatttagacgtaaatcggtttcttcgtacgaacatcggatttcagtttgcgccgatattctggtttttatcatagctgcaaactgcctgcttagtttgactttaaccttgcttagtatcaactttcatacagaagttgtttttatcgttcgaacacagctttcgattttaatcgcagaaagttttccgctgcactaattcatccccccctcttagtgctcttgatcctaacaataatgaattttaatatgaacaagcttgagatgactctcccagagctcctcaatatgttgagggaggcagagagtactattaagaaagagaagcctgttctctacactggtgagaccaaaaagaaaaggaaagcaaaaaggtcccttaagaagggaaagggcaagggcagaccaggtaaagtaaaggttgctaaaaaagacctagcaaaggacaaaggccagtgcttccactgtggtaaagatgggcattggaagaggaaccgtaaagaataccttgcagaaagggcaaaacaaaagcttgatgaagcttcaggtacattcattatcagcctccatttgtcagactcttatgataacacatgggtattggataccggtagtgcttatcatatatgcaattcgttgcaggttctggcaaggcctaggagactagagaaaggcgagatggaccttaagatgggtaatgaaacaaaaattactgtagtagctgttggcgaggtcgccctacatctgcctggtggagcttttattgcattatatacatgttattttgttccttctattatcaaaaatattatctcaatttcatgtttgacagttagtgaatataaattagtttttgagaacaatggttgttcgatattattagatgataaaatcatcacgaaaggaacattgcataatgatttatttatgctagacactactctacatatcatgaatgtaaatgtgtccaagaggaaacgagatgagatggaaagagtatcaaaactcttcgatcagatcgaggaggtgagtacttaagtacagagtttactcagttccttaaggatcatgagatattatcccaatgagcacctctttatacacctcagctcaatgggtaAGACGAAAATAATATTATCCCAATAAgcacctctttatacacctcacCTTTTTTTCATTTCCACgtgttttattttttcctttcttctcttGAGTCAACTATCATTGGTCATCGGGCAAAGAAATCAATTTAATAGTCAtaacaataaaaattatttactactttcattatatatatatatatatatatagtgtgcgTGTTGCTAAATATTGGATTGCGCTAATGATGTCATGATGCTTGCTCCATCAACCAAAATACGAGCGTTGACCTAATATACCCGTGGATACTTTATTTTCTTCCGTACGACTAATTTCTTAGGCGGGCCTCATCCTCATCGCTCACTCTCTTCTTTGGTTCATATCGCGCTTTCCTTTTTTACTCCGCACGGACGTTTCTATGCGTCAGTTTATTTGCaaaggttattattattattattattattattattattattattattattattattattattattattatcatcgtcatcatcattacACGCCCCGTGTTTCTTCTCTTTCGTTCCCTACCGCGTCAGCAGCAACCCTCGAGCAGCAGGAGACGCTCCGTTGCAGTAGCAAGCGAGATCCTTCCCTCTCCCATTTGCCCAAACCCTAGATCTACTACCCGTCGATCTCGGCACCCTCGGCGTCTCGTCCGGCCATGGCCTCCCGCCGGATCCTCGCCTCGCTCCTCCGCGCCTCCGCTCGCCGATCTCCGGCGACGAGACACCATTCTCCTACCCCCTTTGCCCGCATCTCTTCCCGCCCCTCCCCCACCGGGTTCCTCCTCTCCCGTGCCGTCGACTACGCCACATCTGCCGCCTCCGCCGCCCCTGCCCCCTCGGCCCCGCCGCCGAAGGCCGCGGCTGCACCCAGTGGAAAAATCACCGACGAGTTCGCCGGGGCTGGCGCCATTGGCCAGGTCTGCCAGGTGATCGGCGCCGTCGTTGACGTCCGCTTCGATGAGGGGTTGCCTCCCATCTTGACCGCCCTCGAGGTCTTTGACCACTCGATCCGGCTGGTGCTGGAGGTGGCGCAGCACCTGGGGGAGAACATGGTGCGGACGATCGCCATATATGGGACCGAGGGGCTTGTTCGAGGGCAGAGGGTTCTGAACACTGGCTCCCCGATCACTGTAAGTCCTACTGTCCAATCTCGTTTCCCTTGGTCAAACGCAGAGCCGATATGAGGTTGTCTCGTGTGATTACCCTAGATCTGATGCCCGCAGATGTTGGTTATGGGTGAGTTCAAGTTCTGCTTTTGATGAAAGAGTAGCATGACTGACCACCCAATTAAAAACATATTTATGATAGTTATTTTCTACAGACGATTTCTAACCCAATTGCTGATTTTGATGACACCTTCAGTAGTGTGATTAGGATTGCATGACTCTTTGTCTTAGTGTTACATCGGGTCATGTTTCCTTGGTCAAATTGGAGATTGGTATATAAGATACAGAATTGGCACAATGTCACAACCTGATTGCTCCAAAACTGAAAATGTTTGGTGGAATGTCTAACAAACTTTAATGATATTTGTCGATGTTGTATTGTTTATCTTCACGTAGGATCAAAATTTAAATGTTTTTTATTATTGTCTTCTACTTTTCTTCTAGATTTACAAACCCATGGCAATGCAACAAGAGAGCCAAGGTATATAAACTCTGCAATCGGCTAGATGATGAATGGTATGAAAGAGTGCTTTTAATTGGTTACTAATGGTATATTACAGCTAGCATCATCTGAAATGATTTCTATAGTGATGGTGTTCGTCTAATGGTTTTCCTGCTTCTGATCTCTTTTATTTCCAATCTTCCTTATACCACCTCTTCTATTTACACACATCCCTAAGGCATATTTCGACTACTACAAGCACAAACAATGAAAAATCAATATATTTGATGAAACCCATCAGGGAAAGCTTTGGTTCCATGCTAGTACGAAGTTCAGGGTCCTTTATTTGCATGAAGAACCCTATTTAAACTTATTAAAAATGGTTTTTTGCATGAAAACTTGTTCAAGGAGAACACTCACTAGTGTGTCTTTTTCTGCCAGCAACTCAGGAATGAGGAACATGTTCTCATTTTATCTGTTTACTATTATGTGGTTCAGTGGTTGTAATTCATTTTCAGGTAGCCGTTGGTAGGGCCACCCTTGGGCGAATCATAAATGTTATTGGTGAACCTATTGATGAGAAGGGTGAAATAAGTAAGCTCCCCATGCTTGATCATCTCTAGTAGTACTTTTTTTATATATTGCTGTATAACTACGTTGATGTTTATGACTAACTTGTATTTTCTTCTATCTCATTAGAGACCAACCACTTCCTTCCCATCCATCGTGAAGCACACAAAAGCAGGCAACAGAACAGCAGATTCTTGTTACTGGAATCAAAGTACATATATCTTCTATATTCCAATAAACTGATCTGTGTGCTCCTTTTTCCAGTCTTTAACCAGCACATCCTGTGAGTACTTCCTGCTACTTAAATGCCTTGTTCTTCTCTACTACaggtcaaccgcctggcagagctcggagaccgagctcaagcagttccaccgcttgtcaggggcggttgcaccgcccagcctagctcagagactgagccctgggtggtgccaccactggccaagaaatctgggtccgaatgggctgatccattcggcccaatttgggtctgtcaagggcccaattgccccaagattaagttaatgggatcacctcccatttctaacttaatcatcgtgctaactacgatatttctgaaggcatttactgcaacttgctccggtgcgttaatcgcttcttccggcgatcttccggcgaacatccgacgaaccttcggcgatgctcctgtgaacttccggcaaactcttggacttgtgacgatccacttggcgagttccgacgagcttctttggcaagctcctggacttctcgaatttgttcccgcagaacctccgacgaccgtccggacttccgtcggactctcgaactcctaacgtgatcatagtcttgactccggtacaactcttgctgcatgtcttactttcatcgtagttaatcctgcatacttatctcaacatatggattagataacaaatgacaattgacttcatcatcaaaatccgagattcaataatctccccttttttgatgatgacaatcaattgatagcagagttaaccttaactctccctatctatatgccatacttgagataagttattcttgaattcaaagcctttgaattcaagagacatattgataagttaaaatcatttaattttatcaatactcccatcatgattcctatcatgatgtatctcgttaagagaatccgaaaatgaaatgaacactttcatgcattcggacaag belongs to Musa acuminata AAA Group cultivar baxijiao chromosome BXJ1-11, Cavendish_Baxijiao_AAA, whole genome shotgun sequence and includes:
- the LOC135597282 gene encoding ATP synthase subunit beta, mitochondrial-like isoform X5, which encodes MASRRILASLLRASARRSPATRHHSPTPFARISSRPSPTGFLLSRAVDYATSAASAAPAPSAPPPKAAAAPSGKITDEFAGAGAIGQVCQVIGAVVDVRFDEGLPPILTALEVFDHSIRLVLEVAQHLGENMVRTIAIYGTEGLVRGQRVLNTGSPITIYKPMAMQQESQGSRW
- the LOC135597282 gene encoding ATP synthase subunit beta, mitochondrial-like isoform X2; amino-acid sequence: MASRRILASLLRASARRSPATRHHSPTPFARISSRPSPTGFLLSRAVDYATSAASAAPAPSAPPPKAAAAPSGKITDEFAGAGAIGQVCQVIGAVVDVRFDEGLPPILTALEVFDHSIRLVLEVAQHLGENMVRTIAIYGTEGLVRGQRVLNTGSPITVAVGRATLGRIINVIGEPIDEKGEIKTNHFLPIHREAHKSRQQNSRFLLLESKYIYLLYSNKLICVLLFPVFNQHILSACHSSRCLIWA
- the LOC135597282 gene encoding ATP synthase subunit beta, mitochondrial-like isoform X1 is translated as MASRRILASLLRASARRSPATRHHSPTPFARISSRPSPTGFLLSRAVDYATSAASAAPAPSAPPPKAAAAPSGKITDEFAGAGAIGQVCQVIGAVVDVRFDEGLPPILTALEVFDHSIRLVLEVAQHLGENMVRTIAIYGTEGLVRGQRVLNTGSPITVAVGRATLGRIINVIGEPIDEKGEIKTNHFLPIHREAHKSRQQNSRFLLLESKSTAWQSSETELKQFHRLSGAVAPPSLAQRLSPGWCHHWPRNLGPNGLIHSAQFGSVKGPIAPRLS
- the LOC135597282 gene encoding ATP synthase subunit beta, mitochondrial-like isoform X4, yielding MASRRILASLLRASARRSPATRHHSPTPFARISSRPSPTGFLLSRAVDYATSAASAAPAPSAPPPKAAAAPSGKITDEFAGAGAIGQVCQVIGAVVDVRFDEGLPPILTALEVFDHSIRLVLEVAQHLGENMVRTIAIYGTEGLVRGQRVLNTGSPITVAVGRATLGRIINVIGEPIDEKGEISQLVTLRDV
- the LOC135597282 gene encoding ATP synthase subunit beta, mitochondrial-like isoform X3, with the protein product MASRRILASLLRASARRSPATRHHSPTPFARISSRPSPTGFLLSRAVDYATSAASAAPAPSAPPPKAAAAPSGKITDEFAGAGAIGQVCQVIGAVVDVRFDEGLPPILTALEVFDHSIRLVLEVAQHLGENMVRTIAIYGTEGLVRGQRVLNTGSPITVAVGRATLGRIINVIGEPIDEKGEIKTNHFLPIHREAHKSRQQNSRFLLLESKSACHSSRCLIWA